The Anopheles coluzzii chromosome 2, AcolN3, whole genome shotgun sequence genome window below encodes:
- the LOC120947396 gene encoding dual specificity mitogen-activated protein kinase kinase dSOR1 → MSKMTKNKLNLTLPPGSVDVPAGQQTTPTPSFKTPSGTEYVIGKHNLLGKAKNSIDALTETLEELEMEESARKRIKVFLSQKEKIGELSDEDLEKLGELGSGNGGVVMKVRHIPTQLIMARKLIHLEVKPAIKKQIIRELKVLHECNFPHIVGFYGAFYSDGEISICMEYMDGGSLDLILKRAGRIPEAILAKITSAVLKGLSYLRDKHAIMHRDVKPSNILVNSSGEIKICDFGVSGQLIDSMANSFVGTRSYMSPERLQGTHYSVQSDIWSLGLSLVEMAIGMYPIPPPDAKTLDLIFQERGEDCSPGQSIIEPKPMAIFELLDYIVNEPPPKLEHNSFTDRFKNFVDLCLKKNPEERADLKTLMNHEWIKNIETEDVDIAGWVCKTMDLAPSTPKRNASPFSN, encoded by the exons ATGagtaaaatgacaaaaaacaaactcaattTGACGTTGCCACCTGGTTCCGTGGATGTTCCTGCTGGACAACAAACAACGCCAACACCCTCCTTTAAAACTCCATCAGGTACCGAATACGTGATTGGAAAACACAATCTTTTGGGAAAAGCTAAGAACAGCATCGATGCACTTACCGAAACATTGGAAGAACTTGAAATGGAAGAAAGTGCACGTAAACGCATTAAAGTGTTTCTCagtcaaaaagaaaaaattggCGAACTCAGTGATGAGGATTTAGAGAAACTAGGCGAGTTGGGTTCCGGAAATGGGGGAGTTGTAATGAAGGTACGTCACATTCCTACGCAGCTCATAATGGCACGCAAATTGATACACCTAGAAGTAAAACCTGCAATCAAAAAGCAGATTATACGAGAACTTAAGGTATTACACGAGTGTAATTTTCCGCACATAGTTGGATTCTATGGCGCATTCTACAGTGATGGAGAGATAAGCATATGTATGGAATACATGGATGGTGGCTCATTAGACCTAATTTTAAAACGAGCAGGAAGAATCCCGGAAGCTATTTTGGCAAAAATAACATCGGCAGTACTGAAAGGACTAAGCTATCTGAGAGATAAGCATGCCATTATGCATAGGGATGTTAAACCGAGCAACATTCTTGTAAATAGCAGTGGAGAGATAAAGATTTGTGATTTCGGCGTTTCCGGTCAGTTGATTGATTCAATGGCCAATTCTTTTGTAGGTACTCGAAGTTATATGTCG CCCGAGCGCTTACAAGGAACGCATTATTCTGTTCAATCTGACATATGGTCACTGGGACTCTCTTTAGTTGAAATGGCGATTGGAATGTATCCGATTCCTCCTCCAGATGCAAAAACATTAGATTTAATATTTCAGGAGCGTGGAGAAGACTGCTCTCCTGGACAAAGCATAATTGAACCTAAACCAATGGCTATTTTCGAACTACTGGACTACATTGTAAACGAACCTCCGCCTAAGTTAGAGCACAATTCTTTTACCGACCGTTTTAAAAATTTTGTTGATCTTTGTCTAAAGAAGAACCCCGAGGAGCGTGCAGATTTAAAAACACTCATG aATCACGAATGGattaaaaacattgaaacgGAGGACGTTGATATTGCAGGATGGGTGTGTAAAACCATGGATCTTGCACCATCTACGCCCAAAAGAAACGCGTCACcattttcaaattaa
- the LOC120951259 gene encoding chromatin assembly factor 1 subunit A-A, whose amino-acid sequence MDSSGSTMVQDSSKLSPGASARKMKQSRLPFQILSTSAKTFDEPVEARKRKPSTEGIDLGHVAKAGRISEVKENVTTLVAEETRKQIVEIAEPNVTNADMETSEPAVGCSGLPTSKANKKSSGKSDVKRTESPKILIKLPIGKRKRPLGKVKPVKRKAFIEDRLNLSGGITNEVLILDDTDLSDDSIDETENRKSLSVKEDSKILHDNSKNVTMTPNSTIVLESSAKDYKFVADSVGVSDTKTNYIGSPQLDAIDKKEQDMEALFKEDIFAPHTEVELKTHSKTDRSSSANFVDPSSDIDSSEDDVYMLCTPNSKIVPNEDDNRARKLTPKQIARRQEYEKRQAIKQKEKEEKLRKLQQEKDEKAREKEEQERLRRKEREEKEEQKRKEREEKEELRRRDREEREEQKRKEREEKEEHKRKEREEKERKRQVEIEQKNEERRLKEEERRKKEEQKEEERKRKEEEKEAEEKRKQKVAQAFTSFFVKKPINGGGVKASDDENSVESCFGGITSTTTTIMERQRFMPFCVKGDMRLAPTVRRVLNDVQRDALERVFYITDDGQAMDRTNLYLEKLKSKSHKPLKTDRTWNVEDEEECDDIMVVDENVCHQIEEDPGKMKQKLKTKFFLFEENRRPPYRGTWRKRSCLIKARRPFAQDMKFFDYEVDSDDEWEEEEPGESLHGSDDEKDVDPEEDYEVDNEFFVPHGHLSDEELHAEEEGEIDDNSPEVQKVKLKLMQQEFVAEMKKKTEKIKPRLIGCIWTNVSAEDKARSSECSAIIWKMLDDRAMLYNPDEPISFTRSHSRANGSCNDQDLTSISPSKDIEKSVIKKVKITDEAVCDLARLVHGNVNNRKFLVREFHAFWNSRNESVEFSFESIRNKIKEIAKWGACRIKGTMEGKLCWTVENSVLEQCKLMDLPLPNDWKYQLQKESFIKMDKKPDAKQESKLETQKTPPIDTNNARKDANEVTVSTSKTKLNETTSMAGSIVKFAKVMFKEDENETLVLDSSTLKKGLSSSLLKNLDSKKEKNATKPATKCSSTETFTDQNSKKRVKLLMSVPRGQNINQSTKNNLISQFLCRENRKNDQSIKKSDDTIIEID is encoded by the exons ATGGATTCTTCAGGTTCAACGATGGTGCAAGATAGCTCCAAATTGTCTCCAGGAGCAAGTGCTCGTAAAATGAAGCAAAGTCGACTGCCGTTTCAAATATTGTCAACATCTGCCAAAACTTTCGATGAACCTGTAGAAGCACGGAAGAGAAAACCATCAACGGAAGGAATAGATCTCGGACATGTAGCCAAAGCTGGACGCATATCGGAAGTCAAAGAGAATGTTACGACACTGGTCGCGGAAGAAACGCGGAAACAGATAGTTGAGATCGCAGAGCCAAATGTTACGAATGCTGATATGGAAACATCTGAGCCGGCTGTTGGTTGCAGTGGTCTGCCTACAAGTAAGGCGAATAAGAAGAGCAGTGGGAAAAGCGATGTAAAAAGGACAGAGTCaccaaaaatattaataaaactGCCCATAGGAAAACGTAAACGTCCTTTGGGAAAAGTGAAACCTGTGAAACGAAAGGCATTTATTGAAGATAGGTTGAATTTGAGCGGTGGTATTACGAATGAGGTTTTAATTTTGGATGATACAGATTTATCAGACGACTCTATTGATGAGACAGAAAACAGGAAATCTTTAAGTGTAAAAGAGGATTCAAAGATTTTGCATGATAATTCTAAAAATGTTACAATGACGCCAAACTCAACTATAGTGCTGGAATCTTCTGCTAAAGATTACAAGTTTGTAGCAGATTCGGTAGGTGTGAGtgatacaaaaacaaattacattGGTTCACCGCAGTTAGATGCGATTGATAAAAAGGAGCAAGATATGGAGGCTTTGTTTAAGGAAGACATTTTTGCTCCACATACAGAGGTTGAATTAAAAACTCATTCGAAGACGGATCGATCAAGCAGTGCTAATTTTGTAGACCCGTCATCTGATATTGATTCTAGCGAAGATGATGTGTATATGCTTTGTACACCTAATTCTAAGATTGTTCCGAATGAAGACGATAATAGGGCTCGTAAACTTACTCCAAAACAAATAGCTCGACGACAAGAATACGAAAAACGACAAGCAATTAAACAAAAGGAGAAAGAGGAAAAGCTGCGCAAACTGCAAcaagaaaaagatgaaaaagcgcgagaaaaagaagaacagGAGCGATTGCGGCGAAAAGAACGCGAAGAAAAAGAGGAACAAAAACGCAAGGagcgagaagaaaaagaagagttGAGACGCAGGGACCGCGAGGAAAGGGAAGAACAAAAACGTAAAGAACGCGAGGAAAAGGAAGAACATAAACGAAAGGAGcgcgaagaaaaggaaagaaaacgacAAGTAGAAATTGAGcagaaaaatgaagaaaggcgtttaaaagaagaagaacgccgtaaaaaagaagagcaaaaggaagaagaacgCAAACgtaaggaagaagaaaaagaagcagagGAAAAACGGAAACAGAAGGTGGCACAAGCTTTCACGAGCTTTTTTGTCAAGAAACCGATCAATGGAGGAGGCGTAAAAGCTTCTGATGATGAAAACTCAGTGGAATCTTGTTTTGGTGGAATAACGAGCACAACAACGACTATCATGGAGCGGCAAAGATTTATGCCGTTTTGCGTTAAAGGAGATATGCGACTGGCACCAACAGTTCGTAGAGTTTTGAATGATGTTCAAAGAGATGCTCTGGAAAGGGTGTTCTATATTACCGATGATGGTCAGGCAATGGATCGCACCAATTTGTATCTTGAGAAGTTAAAAAGTAAATCTCATAAGCCCTTAAAGACAGATCGAACTTGGAATGTCGAAGATGAAGAGGAATGCGATGATATTATGGTTGTTG atgAAAATGTATGCCATCAGATCGAGGAAGATCCtggaaaaatgaagcaaaaattgaaaaccaagttttttctgtttgaagAAAATCGTCGTCCGCCCTATAGAGGAACATGGCGAAAACGAAGCTGTTTGATAAAGGCGCGACGTCCTTTTGCTCAAGACATG AAATTCTTTGATTACGAAGTAGACTCTGACGATGAatgggaagaagaagaacccgGCGAATCACTGCATGGCAGCGATGACGAGAAGGATGTAGATCCTGAAGAAGACTACGAGGTTGATAATGAATTTTTCGTGCCTCATGGCCACCTTAGTGACGAAGAGCTGCATGCTGAGGAGGAAGGCGAAATAGACGATAATAGTCCCGAGGTACAAAAAGTAAAGTTGAAACTAATGCAACAAGAGTTTGTAGCAgagatgaaaaagaaaaccgagAAGATTAAACCCAGGCTCATAGGGTGTATTTGGACAAATGTTAGCGCGGAAGACAAAGCTCGTTCCTCGGAGTGTTCTGCAATCATTTGGAAAATGCTTGACGACCGTGCTATGCTTTATAATCCAGATGAACCTATTTCATTTACTCGATCCCACTCAAGGGCAAACGGTAGTTGCAATGATCAAGATTTAACTTCCATTTCTCCTAGTAAAGATATCGAAAAATCAGTAATAAAAAAGGTCAAAATAACAGATGAAGCCGTCTGCGACTTAGCGCGATTGGTTCATGGAAATGTGAATAATCGTAAATTTTTAGTTCGCGAATTTCATGCCTTTTGGAATAGTCGGAACGAATCTGTTGAATTTAGCTTCGAAAGTAtaagaaacaaaattaaagagATAGCTAAATGGGGCGCATGTCGTATTAAAGGAACGATGGAGGGAAAATTATGTTGGACAGTAGAAAATAGCGTTTTGGAACAGTGCAAACTGATGGATTTGCCATTACCGAACGATTGGAAGTATCAgttacaaaaagaaagtttcaTAAAAATGGACAAGAAACCCGACGCGAAGCAAGAGTCTAAattagaaacacaaaaaacacctcCAATTGATACGAACAATGCACGAAAAGATGCAAATGAGGTGACCGTCAGTACATCCAAAACGAAATTAAACGAAACCACGTCTATGGCAGGTAGTATCGTGAAATTTGCAAAAGTAATGTTTAAAGAAGATGAGAATGAGACGTTGGTCTTGGACAGTTctacattaaaaaaaggtcTATCATCATCTCTTCTCAAAAACCTggatagcaaaaaagaaaaaaatgcaacaaaaccaGCTACAAAGTGCTCTAGCACTGAGACATTCACagatcaaaattcaaaaaaacgTGTTAAACTTTTGATGTCCGTTCCTAGGGGTCAGAATATAAATCAGTCTACAAAAAATAACCTAATCAGTCAGTTTTTGTGCAGGGAGAATAGAAAAAATgatcaatcaattaaaaaatcaGATGATACAATAATCGAAATCGATTGA